A window of the Oncorhynchus kisutch isolate 150728-3 linkage group LG12, Okis_V2, whole genome shotgun sequence genome harbors these coding sequences:
- the LOC109901031 gene encoding extracellular superoxide dismutase [Cu-Zn] yields the protein MIDGLYLCKVCDNPDGLFRQLSRTVISPDRLHKKARTMPLFHPIFLFVLVSFQACSSTHSQEAASNMAPPEAMEYNRTVYAACKMRPSTKLGEGLPNVYGQVLFKQEYPEGSLKVLFLLHGFPSDSDHQSKAIHIHQYGDFSQGCDSTGGHYNPYRVPHPSHPGDFGNFVAHQGRVHKLTESKATLFGGLSVLGRAVVVHEKADDLGQGGDAGSLLHGNAGRRLACCTIGMSSPKLWDKHHHRQQRRRG from the exons ATGATTGACGGGCTCTATCTCTGCAAAGTTTGTGACAACCCCGATGGTTTATTCCGACAATTGTCAAGAACTGTGATTTCGCCAGACAG GTTACACAAAAAAGCTAGGACCATGCCTTTATTTCATCCAATATTTCTGTTTGTTCTGGTAAGCTTCCAAGCATGCTCCTCTACACACAGCCAGGAGGCTGCCTCCAACATGGCCCCACCAGAGGCCatggagtataacagaactgtctATGCAGCCTGCAAAATGAGACCCAGCACCAAACTAGGCGAAGGTCTACCTAACGTGTATGGACAGGTGCTGTTCAAGCAGGAATACCCTGAGGGAAGCCTCAAAGTCCTCTTTCTTCTCCATGGTTTCCCAAGTGACAGTGATCATCAGTCAAAAGCCATCCACATCCACCAGTACGGAGATTTCAGCCAGGGCTGCGATTCCACAGGCGGCCATTACAACCCTTACAGGGTCCCCCATCCCAGCCACCCGGGGGACTTTGGGAACTTTGTGGCCCACCAGGGGAGGGTTCACAAGTTGACTGAATCAAAGGCCACTCTGTTCGGGGGGCTGTCGGTGCTTGGGCGGGCGGTGGTGGTCCATGAGAAGGCAGACGACCTAGGGCAGGGCGGGGATGCGGGGAGCCTGCTACATGGTAATGCTGGGCGGAGGCTGGCATGTTGCACCATCGGGATGAGCAGTCCCAAACTGTGGGATAAGCACCATCATCGACAGCAGAGAAGAAGGGGATGA